GTTCTTCGCCGGTCGGATCTCTTCGTCCCCGTTGGTTTTCATAAATTTTCCCACCTTTGATTGGACCTTTGCGTCAAACCTCGTGCATTTCTTAGCAGAAGTGAAGACCAAGGGTGCTGAGTCGGTACATCGAACTGTCCTCGACCAGTCCCACCACGGAGACACGGGGGTCCCGAACATAATAATAATCCGATTCTGGGACCAGATATGCACAGACTGAGACACAACAACCCCATTTTATGTCCCTTATACCTAACACCGGTGCATATCCGGCCTTTTGCATTAGCAGTCGATTCCATGTTTTATTCTCCATGGGTGCGGGTTTCTGAAAATTCAAGAAAACGCCACGAACCTAGGCCCCATCACCCATCGCATTAGACCGATTCGATCTTCTAGTCCATGATTTCATCCACTTCAAAAAGGGGTGCTTCCCCCACCGATTTCTTTATAATAAACCATGATTCTCAATCTTCTACACCAGTACTATCGGTCCTCATCTAATTAATCGCACCCTGGGTGACCGTCACGACACGACATATTTCCGAATCCGGCTTGATCTACCGCCTCAGTCGACACTTACAATCTCCCGGACCTCGCCCCCTCCCCGCAAACGGTTGCATAAGTCGGATTATCCGGTTATTGTTAAAAAGAAAGCTCGATCCTCTTTTCATTGCTGTCGGCTCGATATTGTATTTTCCCGCTATCCCGACCTTAACGCATACCTCCTATATCGACTCTCGCCCGATACGAGCGCCCATTCAGACGACCTCTTCGACGGCTTTTTAGAGTGTTCCGCGTCTGCTCAGTGCCCACCATGGCGGGCCACGACGAGAAGAATGGATCTGAAAAGATCGAGTCCACACTGCCAACATCGATTCCTTATTTCCGCATGGTATTCGATCAGGGTGTTGTCACACAACAAATCGCCAGTCATCCTTACCCAGGCTCAGGAACCGACGATGATCCGTATGTGGTGACTTGGATCCCCGATGATCCCCGCAATCCCATGTTGTTCAGCCAAGGGAAGAAGTGGTTGTTCACTGGTCTGGTGGCTATTGCGACGCTGGCTGTCGCATTGGTTTCCTCGGCATACTCTGGAGGTATCCAACAGATTGAAAAGGAGTTTGGTATCGGAAGCGAAGTTGCCATTCTCGGTGTGTCATTGTTCGTTGTCGGATTTGCTGTAAGTACGCCCCACTAGgttctcttctcctcgtcgctgtTGATATTCATGCCCATGGAAATGTGTTAGGTTGGTCCCCTTCTTTGGGCTCCCCTCAGTGAGCTGTTTGGACGTCAGATTCTCTTTGCCACCACTTATGCCGCCCTGACTGCTTTCAACGCTGGATGCGCTGGCTCCAAGAATGCTTGGACGTTGATCATCCTCCGATTCTTCGCCGGTGCCTTTGGATCTTCTCCCCTCACCAACGCGGGTGGTGTGATTGCCGATATGTTCTCGGCTAAGCAACGTGGTGTCGCCATGAGTCTTTTCGCTGCTGCGCCTTTCCTGGGCCCCGTCCTGGGCCCTATCATCGGTGGTTTCCTCGGTGAAAACGCAGGCTGGAAGTGGGTGATGGGATTCTTGGGTCTCTTCTCCGGTGCTGTTTGGATCATTGGATCGGTTCTGATCCCCGAGACATATGCGCCGGTCCTTCTGCGTCGCCGGGCCGAGAAGCTTTCCAAGCTGACTGGCAAGATCTACCGCAGCCAGATCGAGGTTGACCAGGGCAAGGTCTCGCTGAAGGAGTCGTTCAAGATTGCGCTCTCTCGTCCTTGGATTTTGCTGTTCCGCGAGCCGATTGTCTTCCTCCTGTCGCTGTATATGGCTATCATTTATGGTACCCTGTACATGCTGTTCGCCGCCTTCCCTATTGTCTACCAAGTTAACCGTGGCTGGAGCCCGGGTATTGGAGGTCTCGCTTTCTTGGGAATTATGGTCGGTATGCTGATCGCTGTCATCTACACTCTCTGGGACAACAAGCGCTTTATCAAGGTGCAGGAGAAGCACGAGGGATTCGCGCCGCCAGAGGCTCGTCTGCCCCCCACGATGATTGCTTCCGTTGCCATTCCAATCGGCCTGTTCTGGTTTGCTTGGACCAACTACCCCGACATCCACTTCATGGCCAGTATTGCCGCCGGAGTGCCCTTTGGTTTCGGTATGGTGCTCGTTTTCCTGGGAATCATGAACTACCTGATCGACGCCTATACCATCTTTGCTGCCTCGGTCCTGGCTGCCAACTCCGTCATGCGTTCCCTCTTCGGTGCCGCATTCCCCCTCTTCACTACCTACATGTATCAGAACCTCGGTATCCACTGGGCTTCGTGCATTCCGGCcttccttgcgcttgccTGTGTGCCGTTCCCCTTCTTGTTCTACAAATATGGTGCCTCAATCCGCACACGCTGCAAGTTCGCCGCGCAATCGGATGCCTTCATGCGCAAGATCCAGCAACAGGCTGCAAGCTCTCcctccgaggaagaggagctggaggatgatgacgagaccAAGTTTGATCGCACCGAGGCGCCTGCCCCCGATACGACCTCTCTGTCGAGCGTCTCGTCCCACGTCGCGGAGGAGCCCATTGCCGCTCACCGAACTCGTTCACGAGCCCATTCAACCTACTCCACTCGCACCAATGGGTCATTGGCGCGTGTGGCTACCTACGAAGGCAATCCTTACGTTGTTGACCGTGTCAACACCCGGGAATCCTTCAAGGCATGAGTCCTCTGCCCATTATACCAACATACTTAATGTTTCCCATCTCGCCATTCTACCTCTCGCCTACTTTCCACGTCACCGAACCTAATCCTACCCCCTCCTTTCCTTGTCACCGCCCCGACTATGTATGACCAAAAAGTCTGCCCAtgtttgcttttcttttttttttcccatgTCATGTTGGGATATTTGCGCGCATGCCACTTGTTTTTCTTAGCTTGTGTTTCTTGATACCTTGGCGTCGGCTGCATATGCATTTGGACGTACACTCATCGCTTCACGGGTCC
This genomic window from Penicillium oxalicum strain HP7-1 chromosome III, whole genome shotgun sequence contains:
- a CDS encoding Major facilitator superfamily multidrug transporter mdrA — its product is MAGHDEKNGSEKIESTLPTSIPYFRMVFDQGVVTQQIASHPYPGSGTDDDPYVVTWIPDDPRNPMLFSQGKKWLFTGLVAIATLAVALVSSAYSGGIQQIEKEFGIGSEVAILGVSLFVVGFAVGPLLWAPLSELFGRQILFATTYAALTAFNAGCAGSKNAWTLIILRFFAGAFGSSPLTNAGGVIADMFSAKQRGVAMSLFAAAPFLGPVLGPIIGGFLGENAGWKWVMGFLGLFSGAVWIIGSVLIPETYAPVLLRRRAEKLSKLTGKIYRSQIEVDQGKVSLKESFKIALSRPWILLFREPIVFLLSLYMAIIYGTLYMLFAAFPIVYQVNRGWSPGIGGLAFLGIMVGMLIAVIYTLWDNKRFIKVQEKHEGFAPPEARLPPTMIASVAIPIGLFWFAWTNYPDIHFMASIAAGVPFGFGMVLVFLGIMNYLIDAYTIFAASVLAANSVMRSLFGAAFPLFTTYMYQNLGIHWASCIPAFLALACVPFPFLFYKYGASIRTRCKFAAQSDAFMRKIQQQAASSPSEEEELEDDDETKFDRTEAPAPDTTSLSSVSSHVAEEPIAAHRTRSRAHSTYSTRTNGSLARVATYEGNPYVVDRVNTRESFKA